One Xyrauchen texanus isolate HMW12.3.18 chromosome 34, RBS_HiC_50CHRs, whole genome shotgun sequence genomic window carries:
- the LOC127628221 gene encoding RIMS-binding protein 2-like isoform X2, with protein sequence MREAANRRQQLEAEHEQALGFLKSRKQEICLLQKVQAEAEIEHEEVVHLLESHMDKMQGKVHDLEHKCRTQSEQCNILTKELAKYHLGSDTENTLNIDTQEKNLCNIYNNLQQQTEKSDERPDGSSLVSELPIVQQHKRDKPEKQTIKPKVHTQSRSSSPMQASLSEMDDEVSPTPRSKMRYTGQVRLCTARYSYNPYDGPNEHPEAELPLVAGKYLYIYGDMDDDGFYEGELLDGQRGLVPSNFVEFVQDKEKPSTEVGEEQGRLEHSCLSLTDIDGGGPLDSLSSDVLGHCSNGTGTLDGEELSDDIVPYPRKINLIKQLARSVIVAWEPPLVPLGWGNINGYNILVDGEVRSSVPFGGRTKLLLEKLDLATCTYRVSVQSVTDRGLSDELRCTLLVGRNVVVAPTSLRMDDILRDSAELLWLPSNSNYAHVVYLDGVEHAVVKPCSYRLRFVNLKAATVYKVKVLAKPHQVPWQLPLEQREKREAGVEFCTQAAGPPLPPQEVQVQCGQAPGILQVHWKPPPMTTLGTSNGANVIGYAVCTKGQRIAEVLYPLADYVAVELNRLQCLEAREVIVRTLSAQGESQDSHVAIIPNHLLVPLHKTYPPPHHIQSPLPLQQSQPLSPHPASLPLPPHPGPQPPTHLQPLPIRPSQPPPHLHPHHMPHPSQPSPPHLQPLPPHLIPQPQPTIPMPQPQLSMAMPQPQQPIPMLQPQPTIPMPQPHIPQLPIPQSQRPLSARELETKEPGPGMLHYGGGPPQPWEPGCSPSGMSSDLPHGHTLDAPPCLNRRSPSPQRILPQPRGTLIPDTVAKAIAREAAQRVAVESGRMERRSQGFHSQNSDEEEDEESYQARRRGASVDDFLRGSELGRQSHYSHSEEYQTESSRGSDLSDILEEDEEELYSEMHEEGRRWHSHNANKSGGGTQSSCQLDRDSYRKSAHRGPQPQRHPLSVPSIGQCFPNGYRAQSHRSPLYYDESEQEDPFRIFVALFDYDPSSMSPNPDAADEELPFKEGQIIKVYGDKDNDGFYRGEIRGMSGLIPCNMVSEIRAEDDETMEQLMKQGFLPLNTPVDRIEQNRRGRHPVATRRMVALYDYDPRESSPNVDVEAELTFCAGDIIAVFGDIDEDGFYCGELNGHRGLVPSNFLEEVPDDVEVYLTDTPSHHSHDETTPALARRPEAKRVPVETTFPAPATGRPASPTVRPLLPVGPMRPLSPARGPRDLASKKKKGLLSKGKKLLKKFSK encoded by the exons ATGCGAGAGGCTGCGAACCGACGGCAGCAGTTGGAGGCAGAGCATGAGCAGGCCCTGGGTTTCCTCAAATCCAGAAAGCAGGAGATCTGCCTTCTGCAGAAG GTACAGGCTGAAGCTGAGATAGAACATGAAGAAGTGGTTCATCTGCTAGAG aGCCATATGGACAAAATGCAg GGCAAAGTTCATGACTTGGAGCACAAATGCCGGACACAAAGTGAGCAGTGCAATATTTTGACGAAAGAGCTGGCGAAATATCACCTTGGGTCAGACACGGAGAATACACTCAACATTGACACACAGGAGAAAAACTTGTGCAACATTTACAACAACCTGCAGCAGCAGACAGAAAAAA GTGATGAGAGACCTGACGgatcttcactggtctcagaactgcCCATAGTACAACAACACAAAAGAGACAAGCCAGAGAAGCAGACCATTAAACCCAAAGTCCACACCCAGAGTCGTTCCAGCAGTCCCATGCAAGCGTCTCTATCAGAG ATGGATGATGAGGTGAGTCCAACTCCCAGGTCCAAGATGAGATACACAGGACAGGTCCGTCTCTGCACTGCTCGCTACAG TTATAATCCCTATGATGGACCTAATGAGCATCCTGAAGCAGAGCTCCCTCTTGTGGCAGGGAAGTACTTGTACATCTATGGGGATATGGATGATGATGGATTTTATGAAG GAGAGCTTTTGGATGGCCAGCGTGGCCTGGTTCCCTCTAATTTTGTGGAGTTTGTCCAGGACAAGGAAAAGCCATCTACAGAGGTGGGAGAAGAGCAGGGTAGGCTGGAGCATAGCTGTCTGAGCCTGACTGACATAGATGGAGGTGGTCCTCTGGACAGCCTTAGCAGTGACGTTCTCGGGCACTGTAGTAATGGGACAGGCACTCTGGATGGAGAGGAGCTGAGTGACGACATTGTGCCTTACCCCAGGAAGATCAACCTGATCAAACAGCTGGCAAGAAGTGTGATAGTGGCCTGGGAGCCGCCTTTGGTACCTCTCGGCTGGGGAAATATCAATGGGTACAATATCTTAGTGGATGGGGAAGTACGTTCCTCTGTGCCCTTTGGGGGCAGGACCAAACTTCTTTTGGAGAAGCTAGACCTGGCTACATGCACCTACCGTGTATCGGTACAGAGTGTGACAGATAGGGGGCTCTCTGATGAATTACGGTGCACCTTGCTGGTGGGCCGCAATGTGGTTGTGGCTCCCACCAGCCTGAGAATGGACGATATATTGCGAGACTCTGCTGAACTTTTGTGGCTGCCCAGTAACAGTAACTATGCCCATGTTGTGTACTTGGATGGTGTAGAGCATGCTGTGGTGAAGCCATGCTCTTACAGGCTACGTTTTGTGAACCTGAAGGCTGCCACAGTATACAAGGTAAAGGTGCTGGCCAAACCTCACCAGGTGCCCTGGCAATTGCCACTAGAGCAGAGGGAGAAGAGAGAGGCTGGGGTGGAGTTCTGTACCCAGGCTGCAG GGCCCCCTCTACCTCCACAGGAAGTGCAGGTCCAGTGTGGTCAAGCCCCAGGGATCCTTCAAGTACATTGGAAACCCCCTCCCATGACAACTTTGGGTACCTCCAATGGTGCAAATGTCATTGGCTATGCAGTGTGTACTAAGGGTCAGAGG ATCGCTGAGGTGTTGTATCCACTGGCAGACTACGTTGCAGTAGAGTTGAACCGTCTCCAGTGCTTGGAGGCCCGAGAAGTTATCGTCAGGACTTTATCAGCACAAGGAGAATCTCAAGACTCTCATGTCGCCATCATTCCAAACCACTTGCTGGTGCCTCTTCATAAAACGTACCCTCCTCCTCACCACATCCAGTCCCCTCTCCCACTCCAGCAGTCCCAACCCTTATCCCCTCATCCAGCATCTTTGCCTCTTCCCCCTCACCCTGGACCCCAACCGCCCACCCATCTCCAACCGCTCCCCATTCGTCCCAGCCAGCCACCTCCTCACCTACATCCTCACCATATGCCACATCCCTCACAGCCCTCTCCCCCTCACCTCCAGCCTCTACCACCACACCTCATCCCTCAACCCCAACCCACCATCCCAATGCCACAGCCCCAATTATCAATGGCTATGCCTCAACCCCAGCAGCCCATCCCCATGCTACAACCCCAGCCAACCATCCCTATGCCTCAGCCTCACATTCCCCAGCTGCCCATTCCCCAATCTCAAAGACCACTAAGTGCCAGAGAGCTGGAAACCAAAGAGCCAGGGCCAGGAATGCTTCATTATGGAGGGGGCCCACCTCAGCCATGGGAGCCCGGCTGCTCCCCATCAGGCATGTCCTCAGACCTGCCACATGGACACACCCTGGATGCACCACCCTGCCTCAACCGTCGTTCCCCATCACCTCAAAGGATCCTCCCTCAGCCCAGGGGTACACTCATCCCTGACACTGTGGCCAAGGCTATTGCCAGAGAGGCAGCACAACGGGTGGCAGTGGAGAGTGGACGG ATGGAGAGGAGAAGCCAGGGCTTTCACTCTCAAAATTCagatgaggaagaggatgaggaaAGCTATCAGGCTCGAAGAAGAGGAGCATCTGTGGATGACTTCCTCAGGGGCTCAGAGCTGGGCAGGCAG TCTCATTACAGTCACAGTGAAGAGTATCAGACAGAGAGTAGCCGAGGCTCGGACTTGTCGGACATCTTggaagaggatgaggaggagTTGTATTCAGAAATGCATGAAGAAGGCCGGCGATGGCACTCCCACAATGCAAACAAG TCTGGAGGAGGCACTCAATCTTCGTGTCAACTGGATCGGGACTCATATCGGAAGTCAGCTCACAGAGGCCCTCAACCTCAGCGTCACCCTCTCTCTGTGCCATCCATTGGTCAGTGCTTTCCCA ATGGCTATCGGGCCCAAAGCCATCGTTCTCCTCTATACTATGATGAGTCTGAGCAGGAGGATCCATTCCGAATCTTCGTGGCTCTGTTTGACTATGACCCTTCCTCTATGTCTCCTAACCCTGATGCTGCTGATGAGGAGCTCCCTTTTAAAGAGGGACAGATAATCAAG GTGTATGGAGATAAGGATAATGATGGCTTTTATCGCGGGGAGATCCGTGGCATGTCTGGACTTATTCCCTGTAACATGGTGTCAGAGATCCGTGCTGAGGATGATGAGACAATGGAGCAGCTCATGAAACAGGGCTTTCTCCCTCTCAACACCCCTGTGGACAGAATAG AACAAAATAGGAGAGGTCGCCACCCAGTGGCCACTAGACGAATGGTTGCATTATACGACTACGACCCCAGAGAGAGCTCCCCAAATGTGGATGTCGAG GCTGAACTGACATTCTGTGCTGGTGATATCATTGCTGTTTTTGGGGATATTGATGAAGATGGGTTCTATTGT
- the LOC127628221 gene encoding RIMS-binding protein 2-like isoform X1 — translation MREAANRRQQLEAEHEQALGFLKSRKQEICLLQKVQAEAEIEHEEVVHLLESHMDKMQGKVHDLEHKCRTQSEQCNILTKELAKYHLGSDTENTLNIDTQEKNLCNIYNNLQQQTEKSDERPDGSSLVSELPIVQQHKRDKPEKQTIKPKVHTQSRSSSPMQASLSEMDDEVSPTPRSKMRYTGQVRLCTARYSYNPYDGPNEHPEAELPLVAGKYLYIYGDMDDDGFYEGELLDGQRGLVPSNFVEFVQDKEKPSTEVGEEQGRLEHSCLSLTDIDGGGPLDSLSSDVLGHCSNGTGTLDGEELSDDIVPYPRKINLIKQLARSVIVAWEPPLVPLGWGNINGYNILVDGEVRSSVPFGGRTKLLLEKLDLATCTYRVSVQSVTDRGLSDELRCTLLVGRNVVVAPTSLRMDDILRDSAELLWLPSNSNYAHVVYLDGVEHAVVKPCSYRLRFVNLKAATVYKVKVLAKPHQVPWQLPLEQREKREAGVEFCTQAAGPPLPPQEVQVQCGQAPGILQVHWKPPPMTTLGTSNGANVIGYAVCTKGQRIAEVLYPLADYVAVELNRLQCLEAREVIVRTLSAQGESQDSHVAIIPNHLLVPLHKTYPPPHHIQSPLPLQQSQPLSPHPASLPLPPHPGPQPPTHLQPLPIRPSQPPPHLHPHHMPHPSQPSPPHLQPLPPHLIPQPQPTIPMPQPQLSMAMPQPQQPIPMLQPQPTIPMPQPHIPQLPIPQSQRPLSARELETKEPGPGMLHYGGGPPQPWEPGCSPSGMSSDLPHGHTLDAPPCLNRRSPSPQRILPQPRGTLIPDTVAKAIAREAAQRVAVESGRMERRSQGFHSQNSDEEEDEESYQARRRGASVDDFLRGSELGRQSHYSHSEEYQTESSRGSDLSDILEEDEEELYSEMHEEGRRWHSHNANKSGGGTQSSCQLDRDSYRKSAHRGPQPQRHPLSVPSIGQCFPKITTENNSEGNLSHVKEDVYYGSVARHRTWSCRRHGGRRPPYDGYRAQSHRSPLYYDESEQEDPFRIFVALFDYDPSSMSPNPDAADEELPFKEGQIIKVYGDKDNDGFYRGEIRGMSGLIPCNMVSEIRAEDDETMEQLMKQGFLPLNTPVDRIEQNRRGRHPVATRRMVALYDYDPRESSPNVDVEAELTFCAGDIIAVFGDIDEDGFYCGELNGHRGLVPSNFLEEVPDDVEVYLTDTPSHHSHDETTPALARRPEAKRVPVETTFPAPATGRPASPTVRPLLPVGPMRPLSPARGPRDLASKKKKGLLSKGKKLLKKFSK, via the exons ATGCGAGAGGCTGCGAACCGACGGCAGCAGTTGGAGGCAGAGCATGAGCAGGCCCTGGGTTTCCTCAAATCCAGAAAGCAGGAGATCTGCCTTCTGCAGAAG GTACAGGCTGAAGCTGAGATAGAACATGAAGAAGTGGTTCATCTGCTAGAG aGCCATATGGACAAAATGCAg GGCAAAGTTCATGACTTGGAGCACAAATGCCGGACACAAAGTGAGCAGTGCAATATTTTGACGAAAGAGCTGGCGAAATATCACCTTGGGTCAGACACGGAGAATACACTCAACATTGACACACAGGAGAAAAACTTGTGCAACATTTACAACAACCTGCAGCAGCAGACAGAAAAAA GTGATGAGAGACCTGACGgatcttcactggtctcagaactgcCCATAGTACAACAACACAAAAGAGACAAGCCAGAGAAGCAGACCATTAAACCCAAAGTCCACACCCAGAGTCGTTCCAGCAGTCCCATGCAAGCGTCTCTATCAGAG ATGGATGATGAGGTGAGTCCAACTCCCAGGTCCAAGATGAGATACACAGGACAGGTCCGTCTCTGCACTGCTCGCTACAG TTATAATCCCTATGATGGACCTAATGAGCATCCTGAAGCAGAGCTCCCTCTTGTGGCAGGGAAGTACTTGTACATCTATGGGGATATGGATGATGATGGATTTTATGAAG GAGAGCTTTTGGATGGCCAGCGTGGCCTGGTTCCCTCTAATTTTGTGGAGTTTGTCCAGGACAAGGAAAAGCCATCTACAGAGGTGGGAGAAGAGCAGGGTAGGCTGGAGCATAGCTGTCTGAGCCTGACTGACATAGATGGAGGTGGTCCTCTGGACAGCCTTAGCAGTGACGTTCTCGGGCACTGTAGTAATGGGACAGGCACTCTGGATGGAGAGGAGCTGAGTGACGACATTGTGCCTTACCCCAGGAAGATCAACCTGATCAAACAGCTGGCAAGAAGTGTGATAGTGGCCTGGGAGCCGCCTTTGGTACCTCTCGGCTGGGGAAATATCAATGGGTACAATATCTTAGTGGATGGGGAAGTACGTTCCTCTGTGCCCTTTGGGGGCAGGACCAAACTTCTTTTGGAGAAGCTAGACCTGGCTACATGCACCTACCGTGTATCGGTACAGAGTGTGACAGATAGGGGGCTCTCTGATGAATTACGGTGCACCTTGCTGGTGGGCCGCAATGTGGTTGTGGCTCCCACCAGCCTGAGAATGGACGATATATTGCGAGACTCTGCTGAACTTTTGTGGCTGCCCAGTAACAGTAACTATGCCCATGTTGTGTACTTGGATGGTGTAGAGCATGCTGTGGTGAAGCCATGCTCTTACAGGCTACGTTTTGTGAACCTGAAGGCTGCCACAGTATACAAGGTAAAGGTGCTGGCCAAACCTCACCAGGTGCCCTGGCAATTGCCACTAGAGCAGAGGGAGAAGAGAGAGGCTGGGGTGGAGTTCTGTACCCAGGCTGCAG GGCCCCCTCTACCTCCACAGGAAGTGCAGGTCCAGTGTGGTCAAGCCCCAGGGATCCTTCAAGTACATTGGAAACCCCCTCCCATGACAACTTTGGGTACCTCCAATGGTGCAAATGTCATTGGCTATGCAGTGTGTACTAAGGGTCAGAGG ATCGCTGAGGTGTTGTATCCACTGGCAGACTACGTTGCAGTAGAGTTGAACCGTCTCCAGTGCTTGGAGGCCCGAGAAGTTATCGTCAGGACTTTATCAGCACAAGGAGAATCTCAAGACTCTCATGTCGCCATCATTCCAAACCACTTGCTGGTGCCTCTTCATAAAACGTACCCTCCTCCTCACCACATCCAGTCCCCTCTCCCACTCCAGCAGTCCCAACCCTTATCCCCTCATCCAGCATCTTTGCCTCTTCCCCCTCACCCTGGACCCCAACCGCCCACCCATCTCCAACCGCTCCCCATTCGTCCCAGCCAGCCACCTCCTCACCTACATCCTCACCATATGCCACATCCCTCACAGCCCTCTCCCCCTCACCTCCAGCCTCTACCACCACACCTCATCCCTCAACCCCAACCCACCATCCCAATGCCACAGCCCCAATTATCAATGGCTATGCCTCAACCCCAGCAGCCCATCCCCATGCTACAACCCCAGCCAACCATCCCTATGCCTCAGCCTCACATTCCCCAGCTGCCCATTCCCCAATCTCAAAGACCACTAAGTGCCAGAGAGCTGGAAACCAAAGAGCCAGGGCCAGGAATGCTTCATTATGGAGGGGGCCCACCTCAGCCATGGGAGCCCGGCTGCTCCCCATCAGGCATGTCCTCAGACCTGCCACATGGACACACCCTGGATGCACCACCCTGCCTCAACCGTCGTTCCCCATCACCTCAAAGGATCCTCCCTCAGCCCAGGGGTACACTCATCCCTGACACTGTGGCCAAGGCTATTGCCAGAGAGGCAGCACAACGGGTGGCAGTGGAGAGTGGACGG ATGGAGAGGAGAAGCCAGGGCTTTCACTCTCAAAATTCagatgaggaagaggatgaggaaAGCTATCAGGCTCGAAGAAGAGGAGCATCTGTGGATGACTTCCTCAGGGGCTCAGAGCTGGGCAGGCAG TCTCATTACAGTCACAGTGAAGAGTATCAGACAGAGAGTAGCCGAGGCTCGGACTTGTCGGACATCTTggaagaggatgaggaggagTTGTATTCAGAAATGCATGAAGAAGGCCGGCGATGGCACTCCCACAATGCAAACAAG TCTGGAGGAGGCACTCAATCTTCGTGTCAACTGGATCGGGACTCATATCGGAAGTCAGCTCACAGAGGCCCTCAACCTCAGCGTCACCCTCTCTCTGTGCCATCCATTGGTCAGTGCTTTCCCA AGATAACCACTGAGAATAACAGTGAAGGGAACCTCTCTCACGTCAAGGAGGATGTTTACTATGGCAGTGTAGCGCGACACAGGACATGGTCCTGCCGGAGGCATGGGGGACGCAGGCCTCCTTATG ATGGCTATCGGGCCCAAAGCCATCGTTCTCCTCTATACTATGATGAGTCTGAGCAGGAGGATCCATTCCGAATCTTCGTGGCTCTGTTTGACTATGACCCTTCCTCTATGTCTCCTAACCCTGATGCTGCTGATGAGGAGCTCCCTTTTAAAGAGGGACAGATAATCAAG GTGTATGGAGATAAGGATAATGATGGCTTTTATCGCGGGGAGATCCGTGGCATGTCTGGACTTATTCCCTGTAACATGGTGTCAGAGATCCGTGCTGAGGATGATGAGACAATGGAGCAGCTCATGAAACAGGGCTTTCTCCCTCTCAACACCCCTGTGGACAGAATAG AACAAAATAGGAGAGGTCGCCACCCAGTGGCCACTAGACGAATGGTTGCATTATACGACTACGACCCCAGAGAGAGCTCCCCAAATGTGGATGTCGAG GCTGAACTGACATTCTGTGCTGGTGATATCATTGCTGTTTTTGGGGATATTGATGAAGATGGGTTCTATTGT
- the LOC127628221 gene encoding RIMS-binding protein 2-like isoform X3 — MREAANRRQQLEAEHEQALGFLKSRKQEICLLQKVQAEAEIEHEEVVHLLESHMDKMQGKVHDLEHKCRTQSEQCNILTKELAKYHLGSDTENTLNIDTQEKNLCNIYNNLQQQTEKSDERPDGSSLVSELPIVQQHKRDKPEKQTIKPKVHTQSRSSSPMQASLSEMDDEVSPTPRSKMRYTGQVRLCTARYSYNPYDGPNEHPEAELPLVAGKYLYIYGDMDDDGFYEGELLDGQRGLVPSNFVEFVQDKEKPSTEVGEEQGRLEHSCLSLTDIDGGGPLDSLSSDVLGHCSNGTGTLDGEELSDDIVPYPRKINLIKQLARSVIVAWEPPLVPLGWGNINGYNILVDGEVRSSVPFGGRTKLLLEKLDLATCTYRVSVQSVTDRGLSDELRCTLLVGRNVVVAPTSLRMDDILRDSAELLWLPSNSNYAHVVYLDGVEHAVVKPCSYRLRFVNLKAATVYKVKVLAKPHQVPWQLPLEQREKREAGVEFCTQAAGPPLPPQEVQVQCGQAPGILQVHWKPPPMTTLGTSNGANVIGYAVCTKGQRIAEVLYPLADYVAVELNRLQCLEAREVIVRTLSAQGESQDSHVAIIPNHLLVPLHKTYPPPHHIQSPLPLQQSQPLSPHPASLPLPPHPGPQPPTHLQPLPIRPSQPPPHLHPHHMPHPSQPSPPHLQPLPPHLIPQPQPTIPMPQPQLSMAMPQPQQPIPMLQPQPTIPMPQPHIPQLPIPQSQRPLSARELETKEPGPGMLHYGGGPPQPWEPGCSPSGMSSDLPHGHTLDAPPCLNRRSPSPQRILPQPRGTLIPDTVAKAIAREAAQRVAVESGRMERRSQGFHSQNSDEEEDEESYQARRRGASVDDFLRGSELGRQSHYSHSEEYQTESSRGSDLSDILEEDEEELYSEMHEEGRRWHSHNANKSGGGTQSSCQLDRDSYRKSAHRGPQPQRHPLSVPSIDGYRAQSHRSPLYYDESEQEDPFRIFVALFDYDPSSMSPNPDAADEELPFKEGQIIKVYGDKDNDGFYRGEIRGMSGLIPCNMVSEIRAEDDETMEQLMKQGFLPLNTPVDRIEQNRRGRHPVATRRMVALYDYDPRESSPNVDVEAELTFCAGDIIAVFGDIDEDGFYCGELNGHRGLVPSNFLEEVPDDVEVYLTDTPSHHSHDETTPALARRPEAKRVPVETTFPAPATGRPASPTVRPLLPVGPMRPLSPARGPRDLASKKKKGLLSKGKKLLKKFSK, encoded by the exons ATGCGAGAGGCTGCGAACCGACGGCAGCAGTTGGAGGCAGAGCATGAGCAGGCCCTGGGTTTCCTCAAATCCAGAAAGCAGGAGATCTGCCTTCTGCAGAAG GTACAGGCTGAAGCTGAGATAGAACATGAAGAAGTGGTTCATCTGCTAGAG aGCCATATGGACAAAATGCAg GGCAAAGTTCATGACTTGGAGCACAAATGCCGGACACAAAGTGAGCAGTGCAATATTTTGACGAAAGAGCTGGCGAAATATCACCTTGGGTCAGACACGGAGAATACACTCAACATTGACACACAGGAGAAAAACTTGTGCAACATTTACAACAACCTGCAGCAGCAGACAGAAAAAA GTGATGAGAGACCTGACGgatcttcactggtctcagaactgcCCATAGTACAACAACACAAAAGAGACAAGCCAGAGAAGCAGACCATTAAACCCAAAGTCCACACCCAGAGTCGTTCCAGCAGTCCCATGCAAGCGTCTCTATCAGAG ATGGATGATGAGGTGAGTCCAACTCCCAGGTCCAAGATGAGATACACAGGACAGGTCCGTCTCTGCACTGCTCGCTACAG TTATAATCCCTATGATGGACCTAATGAGCATCCTGAAGCAGAGCTCCCTCTTGTGGCAGGGAAGTACTTGTACATCTATGGGGATATGGATGATGATGGATTTTATGAAG GAGAGCTTTTGGATGGCCAGCGTGGCCTGGTTCCCTCTAATTTTGTGGAGTTTGTCCAGGACAAGGAAAAGCCATCTACAGAGGTGGGAGAAGAGCAGGGTAGGCTGGAGCATAGCTGTCTGAGCCTGACTGACATAGATGGAGGTGGTCCTCTGGACAGCCTTAGCAGTGACGTTCTCGGGCACTGTAGTAATGGGACAGGCACTCTGGATGGAGAGGAGCTGAGTGACGACATTGTGCCTTACCCCAGGAAGATCAACCTGATCAAACAGCTGGCAAGAAGTGTGATAGTGGCCTGGGAGCCGCCTTTGGTACCTCTCGGCTGGGGAAATATCAATGGGTACAATATCTTAGTGGATGGGGAAGTACGTTCCTCTGTGCCCTTTGGGGGCAGGACCAAACTTCTTTTGGAGAAGCTAGACCTGGCTACATGCACCTACCGTGTATCGGTACAGAGTGTGACAGATAGGGGGCTCTCTGATGAATTACGGTGCACCTTGCTGGTGGGCCGCAATGTGGTTGTGGCTCCCACCAGCCTGAGAATGGACGATATATTGCGAGACTCTGCTGAACTTTTGTGGCTGCCCAGTAACAGTAACTATGCCCATGTTGTGTACTTGGATGGTGTAGAGCATGCTGTGGTGAAGCCATGCTCTTACAGGCTACGTTTTGTGAACCTGAAGGCTGCCACAGTATACAAGGTAAAGGTGCTGGCCAAACCTCACCAGGTGCCCTGGCAATTGCCACTAGAGCAGAGGGAGAAGAGAGAGGCTGGGGTGGAGTTCTGTACCCAGGCTGCAG GGCCCCCTCTACCTCCACAGGAAGTGCAGGTCCAGTGTGGTCAAGCCCCAGGGATCCTTCAAGTACATTGGAAACCCCCTCCCATGACAACTTTGGGTACCTCCAATGGTGCAAATGTCATTGGCTATGCAGTGTGTACTAAGGGTCAGAGG ATCGCTGAGGTGTTGTATCCACTGGCAGACTACGTTGCAGTAGAGTTGAACCGTCTCCAGTGCTTGGAGGCCCGAGAAGTTATCGTCAGGACTTTATCAGCACAAGGAGAATCTCAAGACTCTCATGTCGCCATCATTCCAAACCACTTGCTGGTGCCTCTTCATAAAACGTACCCTCCTCCTCACCACATCCAGTCCCCTCTCCCACTCCAGCAGTCCCAACCCTTATCCCCTCATCCAGCATCTTTGCCTCTTCCCCCTCACCCTGGACCCCAACCGCCCACCCATCTCCAACCGCTCCCCATTCGTCCCAGCCAGCCACCTCCTCACCTACATCCTCACCATATGCCACATCCCTCACAGCCCTCTCCCCCTCACCTCCAGCCTCTACCACCACACCTCATCCCTCAACCCCAACCCACCATCCCAATGCCACAGCCCCAATTATCAATGGCTATGCCTCAACCCCAGCAGCCCATCCCCATGCTACAACCCCAGCCAACCATCCCTATGCCTCAGCCTCACATTCCCCAGCTGCCCATTCCCCAATCTCAAAGACCACTAAGTGCCAGAGAGCTGGAAACCAAAGAGCCAGGGCCAGGAATGCTTCATTATGGAGGGGGCCCACCTCAGCCATGGGAGCCCGGCTGCTCCCCATCAGGCATGTCCTCAGACCTGCCACATGGACACACCCTGGATGCACCACCCTGCCTCAACCGTCGTTCCCCATCACCTCAAAGGATCCTCCCTCAGCCCAGGGGTACACTCATCCCTGACACTGTGGCCAAGGCTATTGCCAGAGAGGCAGCACAACGGGTGGCAGTGGAGAGTGGACGG ATGGAGAGGAGAAGCCAGGGCTTTCACTCTCAAAATTCagatgaggaagaggatgaggaaAGCTATCAGGCTCGAAGAAGAGGAGCATCTGTGGATGACTTCCTCAGGGGCTCAGAGCTGGGCAGGCAG TCTCATTACAGTCACAGTGAAGAGTATCAGACAGAGAGTAGCCGAGGCTCGGACTTGTCGGACATCTTggaagaggatgaggaggagTTGTATTCAGAAATGCATGAAGAAGGCCGGCGATGGCACTCCCACAATGCAAACAAG TCTGGAGGAGGCACTCAATCTTCGTGTCAACTGGATCGGGACTCATATCGGAAGTCAGCTCACAGAGGCCCTCAACCTCAGCGTCACCCTCTCTCTGTGCCATCCATTG ATGGCTATCGGGCCCAAAGCCATCGTTCTCCTCTATACTATGATGAGTCTGAGCAGGAGGATCCATTCCGAATCTTCGTGGCTCTGTTTGACTATGACCCTTCCTCTATGTCTCCTAACCCTGATGCTGCTGATGAGGAGCTCCCTTTTAAAGAGGGACAGATAATCAAG GTGTATGGAGATAAGGATAATGATGGCTTTTATCGCGGGGAGATCCGTGGCATGTCTGGACTTATTCCCTGTAACATGGTGTCAGAGATCCGTGCTGAGGATGATGAGACAATGGAGCAGCTCATGAAACAGGGCTTTCTCCCTCTCAACACCCCTGTGGACAGAATAG AACAAAATAGGAGAGGTCGCCACCCAGTGGCCACTAGACGAATGGTTGCATTATACGACTACGACCCCAGAGAGAGCTCCCCAAATGTGGATGTCGAG GCTGAACTGACATTCTGTGCTGGTGATATCATTGCTGTTTTTGGGGATATTGATGAAGATGGGTTCTATTGT